From the genome of Chanodichthys erythropterus isolate Z2021 chromosome 17, ASM2448905v1, whole genome shotgun sequence:
AGTAATCTGTAGGTAGCTTTTCAAtgtcacttaaagggttagttcacccaaaaattaaaattctgtcatttatcactcaactcatgttgttccacgcccgtaagaccttcgttaatctttggaacacaaagtaagatatttttgatgaaatctgatgtcTCAGTGAGGcttgcatagccagcaatgacatttcctctctcaagatccataaagttactaaaaacatatttaaatcggttcaatatatatatatatgagtacagtggttcaactttaatattataaagtgacaagaatatttttggagctccaaaaaaacaaaataatgacttatttagtgatggcagatttcaaaacattgcttcaggaaacttcagagcattatgaatcagcgtatcgaatctgctgtttggagccaaagtcacgtgatttcagccgttggcagtttgacacgagatctgaatcatgattcgatacactgattcatttatgctccgatgcttcatgaagcagtgttttgaaatcggccatcactaaataagttattttgttttttttggcacaccaaaaatattctcgtcactttataatattaatattgaaccactgtactcacatgaactgatttaaatatgtttttagtacattaatggatcttgagagaggaagtgtcattgctggctatggaggcctcatggagccattggatttcaactaaaatagcttaatttgtgttctgaagatgaacgaaggtcttatgggtgtagaacgacatgagggagagtaataaatAGCATTATTTTTGGGCATTTCCTTTATGGCTCTCACAACATTGTCTAACTCCTCATCAGTCATGCAGCTATACAACTCTGAGATGGAAAGGCCAAAATCGTTCATCCTTCTAAAGATGGTTCTAGTGGAAACACCCATCATGTTTGCAATGTAGTGGACAGGAAGGTTTGTCTGCAGCATCTCTGCTAACTCTTCTCTTTCAATTGCAAACCTTGGACGTCCTCTCAGACCATCAGAGGAATCCACCACTGCATGTGGAGCTGTGGAATATGGAGGTTGTTTAACAAGTTCAAACACTTCCTGCAGAGCCTGAATGATTTCGTGGGGTATTTCCACATGTCTTGACAGTGCTTGCAGGAGGTACAGCTAGTGGCGACACACAAACTCCATGTAATCCTGGTCAAGGGGAGATCTAAAAAGTGCTCTCTCAAACTTGGAGAGAAGGTCCTCCAAAAGATGCCTTTTTAGAATTTGCTGCAGAATAGAGGGACAAAATTTGCTTCAACTGAGCAACATTagatataaacaaatgataaggTAACTTTAATCATTAACTTTTTTGTAATCATCATCAGTAACAGTTAAATTTAAAGTAAGTACAGCACACAgtataaatgagtacacctgaCCACATCTGaacatattattaaaaataatgtccTAGATATAAAGATTAATTTCTAAATTGGGTTTCAGAGGGGTATGATCATTCATGCTGTGTTCTGTAACTGTAACTTTTCAATGGTGTAAGTGCTGAAACACTTTCATACTGTATTTAATGGAAACTATATTAATCTGACAAAGAATGATAACAAAAAGCTTACACAACAACTCATTAGAATCATGGTTACAACTATTTATTGTACACGTTTTTACATTTCTGTAGTTCTCAGAACTGATATAAATTGTGCTGTATAACACTAAACATAGATACTGTTTAGTGGAGGTAGTGGTTAATTACAGCAAATATAATTTGTGTTATATTTTTCCATGttacacaaaaataataataaatcaagttAATATAGTATCTGGTAAggacatataataataatgcaatcaatcaatcaataaataaagttttactCACTTTCATCTGGTCTGTTGATGAAGCCATGTCTAATCGCTCTATAACAGGCGTCCAGTCACAACAGACTTCCGGAAAAACTGAGTTGACCAATGAGATTTCAGGTTTCAATGAAATAAGTAAAGTCCCGCCCCACGACTGACAAAAATCAAAAGTGTTCGCGCGAGCGAAATAGAAGATTGAGCGCGAGTGTGGGGAATGATGACGCGCGTGCAGTGAGTCTTGTCCGAGCACGCGAGGGCTTGATCTGCGCGCAGAAGAGATGTCATGCGCGCGCGGGGGTTTAAAATGAGCTCGCGGGCTCCCGTTTCCTCGCTTGCAGATCTGTTATCCTCTCGCGGAAGTGATTTAATGCGCGCGCAAGCATCAGTTGTGCGCTCGATCATTAATGGCATTAAAATGCCGCCATAGTGGAAATTCCCTTTTCGCACCGTCTGTGCAGGGAAAGACGGCTGAGCAGCCATTGGATGTCTGAGAGGCTTTTTGGCCACGCCCCTCTTTGGCATATTGTTTCACTGTGCAGCTGGATTATATCAGTTTGCCTGAAATGTATCTCTTTATGATCAGACAGCCCCGTCAGTGGCCTTGCAAGAGTACTTGGACAAGAGTACTTGCCCTCCCTTTTTTAAGTAGCTATACTGCTATTACGGCATGGCACCTTCATATTCATTCATAATGCACTGTCGATGAGAATTTCTAGTGGCACAAGGAGACTGATCACCTCTCACTGGGCACTCTGGTCAGTTCTGTGTTTTGAATGTCTCCTCGCTCGCATCGCGATGTGGCCTCATATCTACAACGTGAACTGACATTGTAGGTGGTTTCAAATATGTCATGTCACTATTACTACCGTTGTTGATGCCCCTGCTAAGTGGTGTTCAACTAGGTTGTGTAAGattgaaaatatccaaagatattttaaaatgaacaaagacatttgctttcCATTCCCAACCCCCTCCAAGGGTCATTTTGGAATTCCTAAAGACACAAAGGTCACAGTGGGAAGAAAAACGTTACACAGCACATTAAATCAGGACATTAAATTAGCACAATCGTGCAGCCGAAGTACAGAAGGTCACACAGGCTATTTCAACCTTCAATGTAATGTTAATGTTCAGTGTTAAATACATGAAATACATGTTCCACAATTACATGCACCACAGTTTTTAACTGATGTGTAGTGTTTCTGTTTATCTAAtaaaatttgtaataataatacaaataaatataaagaaatatgaATGTCACTTTATTATCATAATTCCCCGTTAGGCTACTGCCTGAACTTCGCATTATTTGTAGCGCACCCATCCATAATTGCAGTAAAATTTGTACTTAACTGTCACCTTAAATATGTCACTTTTAATGTGTATGTCAGTTTTAGTAAAATGAAATGAGCTCCATTCCTCTACGGGAGTAGCTCACAGACTCAAGGGAGTATAAGACAGTATATTTAGAGCCCATGATATGTGCCAAGCTTTTATTGCTCTCTAAAGTATAAGACAAGGCATTTTATCAGAggcattttgtcattttttggcATTAGCAGTGGCATTAACAATGATTTGGCTTCACTGGACAGTGCTATATTTGTTACCTCAGTTTTAGCAGCATTATTTGTAGAATACGGTGTGTGAAAGAGTTTTATTCAGCATGAAGGACCTTCCTGCAGAAAATATTTCTTTCACAGACTTTAAACTGATTGGTTTCTACAGCCTAGGAGAATGGAGGCCTTTTTTATTTATCCCTTTCTTCCTGATGTTTTTATTGTCTATCACAGCAAATTCTATtctcatatatttaataaaatctcAAAAGTCTTTGCATTCTCCTATGTATGTACTAATAGGTGTTATGGCAGTGTTAGACTTGATCTTGCCAGTATTTTTTGTACCTAATATGCTTCTTAGCTTTTTATTTAATTGGAGTGGGATATCTCTGACTGTTTGTTTGATACAAATGTTTGGCATTCATTTTGTTGGAGCATTTCAGTCCACTTTGCTTTTGTGGATGGCACTGGACCGTTACTTTGCAATTTGCAAACCTCTTTATTATCATAAATACATGGAAATtggtaattttttaaaatttgtttttctTCCCTTAATCAGAAATGGATTCCTGATTGTCATCATGGTCTCTCTAGCAGGCAAACTGTCTTTTTGTAGAAATACTATTGATCACTGTTTATGTGAGCACATGGCATTGGTTCAGTTAGCATGTGGAGATATATCTGTTAATAATATTGTAGGACTTCTCTCTGCTTTTCTGATCCCAACTGCAGACTTTATTCTCATTACTGTTTCTTATGTTGTGATTTTCACCTCTGTGTTTAGATCTGGTAAGGCTCATTTGAAGGCCATTAATACCTGCATTACTCACATCATTGTTATGACACTTAGTTTGACTTCTGCCTTGATTGCATTTTTGTCATACAGAATAAGAAATAATGTTTCTCCCAGCAACCGTATATTTATGAGCATCATATACATTCTGTTTccaagttgttttaacccaataaTCTATGGATGGAGAACAAAAGAAATAAggcaaacatttcaaaagtttataAAGAATGGAAAggttttgccttttttaaataagtgaGTTGCTATTATAAATGAATGGATATTACAAAGTGAAAATAAGCTATTGTAACATACATAAAGCATATATGAAAAGCATATCCATTTACGCTTTGTTAACCTATACTATTATCAATGTATTGTCATTTTGTAAAACCTTCTGAAAGTGTGAACGTTAGCAACAAGTTGCAAAAAGGCCATACTCTTaccaaaagcatttttttttttttttttcataattatagACAAACACAATATGACTACACACaaacagttttcataatgttattcAAGACATTAAGCGATCATTGACAGGGCAGGAAAATTAACTGAACTTCTGtgttctgacttttctctctgTGGACATTTAAGACTTTTAAAATAGCACTGTTCATCAATAACAAATGTGAAGCATGGTGGAAGGAGCATCGTGGTTTAGTGCTTGCTTAGCTGCCTCAGAATGTGGACACTTTGCAGTGATTGAATAGACAATGGATTCAAAAGTGGATCAAGACAGGAGAAGGAGACTCTCAGGACTTCAGAGGTGCTGAAGCTTCAGAGATGTTGGGTGATGCAACAAGACACAAGTAAATCAATTTAAGAATGGTTAAAAAGAAAATTTTATGAAAATTTGCTTGCGTTTTGTGGATATAGAGTTATTCAGACGTTCACTGTCTCCATCCTGCACTGGGAATGATTATTCAATGTattcaataaaaatatgaaaatgattATTGTGTTATTATAAAGTAAGCAAAAGTAGATGTTATTcaattgtgtttgtttataattgTGTGTTAAATTAAGATCAGACAACATTTTATGAGCAATCCATGTAGAAATCCAGATTTCTGGTTCCTTTGTGATCCATAACAAAGCTTTTAGTACTTTTGAAGAAGCATCCATTgcctttaaatataattatatatttatatataaaaatatatataaaatatattttgttaatgtaTTTCATGGTGTTGCTTCCAAATAAACATAGTATTAATTACATCTAAACTATgttcagaatatatatatatatatattttctagaCATTGTTATACAAACAACCAGTCAGTAAACAGATTTCATAAACCTTATAATAACAAGCCTTAAAAAGGCCTATACTACAGTAAGTATTCTATACCTCAGACTTTACTGAAACTTATGACAAATTGCTTTAATTGAATAGACCGTAAGACAGACTACATGTTACTACTACTGATTAACACTGCACACGTGATTCCATGAATATTCATATGTATTGTATAGGGATGTGCCAGCGTCAGTTCAGGCATGCCTCGTAGTCAAGCTTCGATATCAGCTGATTCGCAAATTCCAACCCCACCCATATCAGCTGATCCGATTTTTATTGACTCCATTGGCAACTCTAAAATAAGGCGCATTACTTAAACTTAGCTTCCATCTCTCAGCTTCCTTGGCTGCTTCCACTGCACGCTGCTTGCAACCCACCtcctccccagctcctccttaaACTTGTGTATAACTTAATCAGTGTCATTCTGTTGTCATTGATGCATGCTCTGTTCTCAATAGGGGGATTTTCTGCTGCTCTCCTAGTAAAAAAATGGGAGGTTGTCCCCAGAAGCTGCTGCTGTTCCCAGTCTTGGCTTTCATGGAACTCATGAAAAGGACGGGGAATTTAGAACAGAGCCATATCGTATATTGTAACTTTAGCAAAATATGCTAATAAAAAATTGACTAAATTTTAtct
Proteins encoded in this window:
- the LOC137004260 gene encoding olfactory receptor 52K1-like, which translates into the protein MTRVHMKDLPAENISFTDFKLIGFYSLGEWRPFLFIPFFLMFLLSITANSILIYLIKSQKSLHSPMYVLIGVMAVLDLILPVFFVPNMLLSFLFNWSGISLTVCLIQMFGIHFVGAFQSTLLLWMALDRYFAICKPLYYHKYMEIGNFLKFVFLPLIRNGFLIVIMVSLAGKLSFCRNTIDHCLCEHMALVQLACGDISVNNIVGLLSAFLIPTADFILITVSYVVIFTSVFRSGKAHLKAINTCITHIIVMTLSLTSALIAFLSYRIRNNVSPSNRIFMSIIYILFPSCFNPIIYGWRTKEIRQTFQKFIKNGKVLPFLNK